One genomic region from Sulfurimonas sp. encodes:
- the thrC gene encoding threonine synthase, with the protein MKFIQTRGCDENRPQSVTFSQAILSPIASFGGLYIPQNLPKLGIGFLNKHLNSSYKELASDMLSRFEIDIEKSVVDEALSLYDNFDDSKNPVPVIKIKENLFVSELYHGPTRAFKDMALQPFGHILSSIAQKRDENYLILVATSGDTGPAALETFKNKKNIQVVCMYPANGTSDVQRLQMVTEDAPNLKVIGIKGNFDDAQSALKNLLSSKSFEKTLKEKNISLSAANSVNFGRIIFQIIYHIHNYLELVRQGSTKMGDNAYINVPSGNFGNVLGAYYAMKMGLPVEKLIIASNENNILTRLIQTGIYDMRKTELILTTSPAMDILKSSNVERILFDLYGARRTKELMHDLDTKKVYKLTSQELLKLQEIFVADYSSDEEGKEYIKNNFKDGYLMDPHTATCFKAYKTCASKNIDTIIYSTAEWTKFSPVIASALTGEKNAQDIVALETISKEAKVEIPFMIKELFSKTIIHEDVVEKNTIEKEILDFL; encoded by the coding sequence ATGAAATTTATTCAGACTCGCGGATGCGATGAAAACAGACCTCAAAGTGTAACATTTTCACAAGCAATTTTAAGCCCAATAGCTTCTTTTGGTGGTTTATATATACCGCAAAATTTACCAAAACTTGGTATAGGCTTTTTAAATAAGCATCTAAACTCATCATATAAAGAATTAGCATCTGATATGTTAAGTAGATTTGAGATAGATATTGAAAAAAGTGTAGTTGATGAAGCATTATCTCTTTATGATAATTTTGATGATTCTAAAAACCCTGTTCCTGTTATAAAAATAAAAGAGAATTTATTTGTAAGTGAGTTATACCATGGTCCTACTCGTGCTTTTAAAGATATGGCACTTCAACCTTTTGGGCATATTTTGTCTAGTATTGCTCAAAAAAGAGATGAAAATTATCTTATCTTAGTAGCAACGAGTGGTGATACAGGACCAGCTGCTCTTGAAACTTTTAAAAATAAAAAGAATATTCAAGTAGTTTGTATGTACCCTGCAAATGGAACTTCTGATGTTCAAAGACTTCAAATGGTTACAGAAGACGCGCCTAATTTAAAAGTAATAGGAATAAAAGGTAATTTTGATGATGCTCAGTCTGCACTTAAAAATCTTTTATCATCAAAGAGTTTTGAGAAAACCTTAAAAGAAAAAAATATTTCACTCTCAGCTGCAAACTCAGTAAATTTTGGACGAATTATTTTTCAAATCATTTATCATATTCATAATTATCTTGAACTTGTTAGACAAGGTTCGACAAAAATGGGTGATAATGCTTATATAAATGTGCCAAGTGGAAACTTTGGAAATGTCTTGGGTGCTTATTATGCTATGAAAATGGGACTTCCTGTTGAAAAATTAATAATAGCATCAAATGAAAATAATATTTTAACACGCTTGATACAAACAGGCATCTATGATATGCGTAAAACAGAGTTGATTTTAACAACTTCTCCAGCTATGGATATTTTAAAATCATCAAATGTTGAAAGAATACTTTTTGATTTATATGGAGCCAGAAGAACAAAAGAGCTAATGCATGATTTAGATACAAAAAAAGTATATAAATTGACTTCTCAAGAACTTTTAAAACTTCAAGAAATATTTGTGGCTGATTATTCAAGTGATGAAGAAGGTAAAGAGTATATAAAAAATAATTTTAAAGATGGATATTTGATGGATCCACATACTGCAACTTGTTTTAAAGCTTACAAAACATGTGCTAGTAAAAATATAGATACTATTATTTACTCAACAGCAGAATGGACAAAATTTTCTCCTGTTATAGCAAGTGCTTTAACGGGTGAAAAAAATGCTCAAGATATAGTAGCCTTAGAAACTATCTCAAAAGAAGCAAAGGTAGAGATTCCTTTTATGATTAAAGAATTATTTAGCAAAACAATAATTCATGAGGATGTTGTAGAAAAAAATACAATAGAAAAAGAAATATTAGACTTCTTGTAA
- a CDS encoding M23 family metallopeptidase, with product MIRLLIIFTLLPLFLFSNTSIDANIKKTNTKLSSFSKNYSIINNKMAKTAKAILKQKREILRQQRDLDALKKELKEKESSYKVNTKELKTMKKAQTNLKTSQGKLEEKLLFTIAQSVSLSVILEEEVSASKESLIEFEVLKVMLKNSKKKVKLLNKKFYTNSKNIDTLNIHASSLEVAIASIDTKRKRLLSIQKKNKKSLKKLRISKSSYKKELKKLLNKQDLLKKTLAKLNIIKVDEIKKAREEKDRKKAFESKRILSNNNLPTVKKHGSSYQKIKTKKYYGNKTIAPFSPYKITKRYGTYTDPIYGIKVFNESISLKPSKKNTKVKTVFNGKVIYADKTSVLNNIVIIEHKNGLHTIYANLSQISPNIKKGKKIKKGYTIGRVSEELIFEVTQKSFHINPIRLFK from the coding sequence ATGATTCGTTTATTAATCATTTTTACATTATTACCATTGTTCTTGTTTTCAAATACAAGTATAGATGCAAATATAAAAAAAACAAATACCAAACTTAGCTCTTTTTCTAAAAACTACTCTATTATTAACAATAAAATGGCAAAAACTGCAAAGGCTATTTTAAAACAAAAAAGAGAAATATTAAGACAACAAAGAGATTTAGATGCTCTAAAAAAAGAGTTAAAAGAAAAAGAGAGTAGTTATAAGGTAAATACAAAAGAGCTAAAAACTATGAAAAAAGCTCAAACAAATTTAAAAACTTCTCAAGGAAAACTAGAAGAAAAACTTTTGTTTACCATCGCTCAGAGTGTTTCTTTATCTGTTATACTTGAAGAAGAAGTAAGTGCTTCTAAAGAGTCGTTAATAGAGTTTGAAGTTTTAAAAGTTATGCTCAAAAACTCTAAGAAAAAGGTAAAACTTTTAAATAAAAAGTTTTATACAAACTCAAAAAATATAGATACTTTAAATATTCATGCAAGTTCTTTAGAGGTAGCAATAGCTAGTATTGATACAAAAAGGAAAAGATTATTATCCATTCAGAAAAAGAATAAAAAGTCATTAAAAAAGCTTAGGATTTCAAAATCATCATATAAAAAAGAGTTGAAAAAACTTCTAAATAAACAAGATTTACTAAAGAAAACATTAGCAAAATTAAATATCATTAAAGTAGATGAAATCAAAAAGGCTAGAGAAGAAAAAGATAGAAAAAAAGCTTTTGAATCTAAGCGAATATTATCAAATAACAACCTTCCAACTGTTAAAAAACATGGCAGTAGTTATCAAAAAATAAAAACAAAAAAATATTATGGGAACAAAACCATAGCACCTTTTTCTCCATATAAAATAACTAAAAGATATGGAACTTATACTGATCCAATATATGGTATAAAAGTATTTAATGAATCAATATCGTTAAAACCAAGTAAAAAAAATACAAAAGTTAAAACAGTATTTAATGGAAAAGTTATATATGCTGATAAAACATCTGTGTTAAACAATATAGTTATTATTGAGCACAAAAATGGTTTACACACAATTTATGCAAACCTTTCCCAAATTTCACCAAATATAAAAAAAGGTAAAAAGATTAAAAAAGGCTATACTATTGGTCGTGTTAGTGAAGAGTTGATTTTTGAAGTTACACAAAAATCTTTTCATATTAATCCTATCAGACTTTTTAAATAA
- a CDS encoding FtsX-like permease family protein: MKSFKNHLSLVIALLSILFSMQIFIVVDRSIEAYKVNLANKYSVIIVSQKNLDAKTILSINNMISSSKKISADNVIKRLNTGMNEKNIKLLKLTLPKFYKLNLSQYPDPKQIQKLKKDLYKNKNITKVEDFSHSHDTTYKLLLLFKNVVFLFSVVVFIVTSLLIFKELRIWQFKHSERMSIMRLFGAPVWLRSAVLFRLAIVDAIIASVLSFGLFTYISSLSLVKEHFLNIGINVVVFDIVNDGALLFASAITLSVILASLIVLGHKEEV, translated from the coding sequence ATGAAGTCCTTTAAAAATCACCTTTCTTTAGTTATAGCATTACTCAGCATACTCTTTTCAATGCAAATATTTATAGTTGTTGATAGGTCAATAGAAGCGTATAAAGTAAATTTAGCAAATAAGTACTCTGTAATAATTGTCAGTCAAAAAAACCTAGATGCAAAGACAATTTTAAGTATAAACAATATGATTTCAAGTAGTAAAAAAATATCTGCTGATAATGTTATAAAAAGATTAAACACAGGCATGAATGAAAAAAATATAAAACTTTTAAAGTTAACTCTTCCAAAATTTTATAAATTAAATTTATCTCAGTACCCTGATCCAAAACAGATTCAAAAACTAAAAAAAGATTTGTATAAAAATAAAAATATAACTAAGGTTGAAGATTTCTCTCATAGTCATGATACAACATATAAACTTTTGTTACTTTTTAAAAATGTTGTGTTTTTGTTTTCAGTTGTTGTTTTCATAGTTACTTCACTTCTTATTTTTAAAGAGCTTCGTATTTGGCAGTTTAAACATAGTGAACGAATGAGTATTATGCGACTGTTTGGTGCTCCTGTATGGCTTCGTTCTGCTGTTTTGTTTCGTTTAGCTATCGTAGATGCCATAATAGCAAGTGTTTTATCATTTGGACTTTTTACCTATATATCCTCTCTTTCACTAGTAAAGGAGCACTTTTTAAATATAGGTATTAATGTAGTTGTATTTGACATAGTTAATGACGGTGCTTTATTATTTGCATCTGCTATTACGCTTTCTGTTATTTTAGCTTCACTTATAGTTTTAGGTCATAAAGAAGAGGTATGA
- a CDS encoding ABC transporter ATP-binding protein — protein MDKVIIAQNISLAYSNNETIINKANLSINSGAFIFITGASGSGKSTLLKSLYGALKPMQGSLVVGGVELSGVSSSKLNFLRKHIGIVFQDYKLVKEWTIEKNIMLPLLINGYEKDVTQNQVDSLLKHVRLKHQAGKYPLELSGGEQQRVAMARALAHNPILILADEPTGNLDDYSSQLIWNLLEGANEQLKTTVIVVTHHIPPTMNIDYKHYHIEYGSINEVL, from the coding sequence ATGGATAAGGTAATAATTGCTCAAAATATTTCACTTGCATATTCAAACAATGAAACAATTATAAATAAAGCAAATTTATCTATAAACTCAGGTGCTTTTATTTTTATAACTGGTGCTAGTGGTAGTGGAAAATCAACTCTACTAAAGTCACTTTATGGAGCTTTAAAACCAATGCAGGGAAGTCTTGTTGTTGGTGGAGTAGAACTTAGTGGAGTTAGTAGTTCAAAACTAAACTTTTTAAGAAAACATATTGGTATAGTTTTTCAAGATTATAAGCTTGTAAAAGAGTGGACTATTGAGAAAAATATAATGTTGCCTCTACTGATAAATGGTTATGAAAAAGATGTTACACAAAATCAAGTAGATTCTCTTTTAAAGCATGTTAGGCTTAAGCATCAAGCTGGAAAATATCCATTAGAACTTAGTGGTGGAGAACAACAAAGAGTAGCAATGGCGAGAGCTTTAGCACATAACCCTATCTTAATACTTGCGGATGAGCCAACAGGTAATCTTGATGATTATTCATCACAGCTTATTTGGAATCTTTTAGAAGGTGCAAATGAGCAATTAAAAACTACTGTTATTGTGGTTACTCACCATATACCTCCAACTATGAATATTGACTATAAGCATTATCATATAGAATATGGGAGTATTAATGAAGTCCTTTAA
- the trmB gene encoding tRNA (guanosine(46)-N7)-methyltransferase TrmB — protein MPHLHIAEFKEIDFPQSHEDISFNFMAKNAKHKDEILISVSVEGDDFFLLVKQEENKNLLKSDKLTRPASIHSVHKALLAYASLAKLNIISSNVPQKEKNEHLVQSTALKPISYFVDNFPNVSEIRIEVGFGSGRHLLHQAKENPEILFVGIEIHRASIEQVLKQISIQKLDNLLLLDYDARLFMELVPSNLVSKIYVHFPVPWDKKPHRRVISTSFIKESRRILKVEGKLELRTDSENYYAYSYETFINFNKTVLHINKNKDIAISSKYEDRWKKMEKNIYDVTMINEENSPTLSIDGTFDFDKPKLTFLELIELHGVTKKFEGGFIHFERVYELVDGVMLRISMGSFDRPEHLYVIVDTSSISYHPNLPLKSKSNLSAHKFLDGVFHG, from the coding sequence ATGCCACACTTACATATAGCAGAGTTTAAAGAGATTGACTTCCCTCAAAGCCATGAAGATATTTCATTTAACTTCATGGCAAAGAACGCTAAACACAAAGATGAAATTCTTATCAGTGTTAGTGTTGAGGGAGATGATTTTTTCTTACTTGTAAAACAAGAAGAAAATAAAAATCTACTAAAATCAGATAAATTAACAAGACCAGCATCTATACATAGCGTGCATAAGGCACTCTTAGCTTATGCAAGTTTAGCAAAGTTAAATATCATATCTTCAAATGTTCCACAAAAAGAAAAAAATGAACATCTTGTACAATCAACTGCTTTAAAACCGATAAGTTATTTTGTTGATAACTTTCCTAATGTATCTGAGATAAGGATAGAAGTTGGTTTTGGCTCAGGTCGACATCTTCTTCATCAAGCTAAAGAAAATCCAGAGATTTTATTTGTAGGTATTGAGATTCATAGGGCTTCCATAGAACAAGTTTTAAAACAGATTAGTATCCAAAAGTTAGATAACTTACTCTTACTTGATTATGATGCAAGACTTTTTATGGAGTTAGTCCCATCTAATCTTGTTTCAAAGATTTATGTACACTTTCCTGTTCCTTGGGACAAAAAACCACATCGTAGAGTTATTTCAACTTCTTTCATAAAAGAATCAAGAAGGATTTTAAAAGTTGAAGGAAAACTAGAACTAAGAACCGATAGTGAAAATTATTATGCTTACTCATACGAAACCTTTATAAATTTCAACAAAACAGTACTACATATAAATAAAAATAAAGATATTGCTATAAGTTCAAAGTATGAAGATAGATGGAAAAAAATGGAGAAAAATATTTATGATGTAACTATGATAAATGAAGAAAATTCTCCAACTTTAAGTATAGATGGAACTTTTGATTTTGACAAACCTAAACTTACTTTTTTAGAGTTGATTGAATTACATGGAGTAACTAAAAAATTTGAAGGTGGATTTATTCACTTTGAGAGAGTTTATGAACTTGTAGATGGAGTTATGTTACGCATATCTATGGGAAGTTTTGATAGACCTGAGCATCTATATGTGATAGTAGATACTTCGTCAATTTCTTATCATCCAAACCTTCCTCTAAAATCAAAAAGTAACTTAAGTGCACATAAATTTTTAGATGGAGTTTTTCATGGATAA
- a CDS encoding RluA family pseudouridine synthase, which produces MSDIKNYICDNEQRLDAFLTSKIGQTRSQVAMLVKNGAVFIEDKKVTRPGVKLKLDQQIRVEFPQAKETPALDIDFDVEILYEDEDVLVINKPSGLTVHPAPSVKEATLVDWLKHKGIRLSTISGEERHGIVHRLDKGTSGTMVVAKNNEAHEFLSSQLQDKSMGRYYLAVINPPLKDDFTTIEQNISRSSHNRLKMACAQGSKSKYAKTTFKVLSLSNDEKYQFIACKLFTGRTHQIRVHLESLNRHIIGDHIYALSPKIEKSERILLHAYMIYFYHPTSKEKVSFVAPLDDVMKTYIDKKFDMEQINEVMDTDNIISSFSANT; this is translated from the coding sequence ATGAGTGATATAAAAAATTATATATGTGATAATGAACAAAGGTTAGATGCTTTTTTAACATCAAAAATAGGACAGACTCGTTCACAAGTAGCGATGCTTGTAAAGAATGGAGCTGTCTTTATTGAAGATAAAAAAGTGACTCGTCCAGGTGTTAAGTTAAAACTTGATCAACAAATAAGAGTTGAGTTTCCACAAGCAAAAGAAACACCAGCATTAGATATTGATTTTGATGTAGAGATTTTATATGAGGATGAAGATGTCTTGGTTATCAATAAACCAAGTGGTCTTACGGTGCATCCTGCTCCAAGTGTAAAAGAAGCAACTTTAGTTGATTGGCTTAAACATAAAGGTATTAGACTCTCAACTATTAGTGGTGAAGAGCGTCATGGAATAGTTCACAGACTAGACAAAGGTACAAGTGGAACGATGGTTGTTGCAAAAAACAATGAAGCACATGAATTTTTATCATCTCAACTTCAAGATAAAAGTATGGGAAGATACTATTTAGCAGTAATAAATCCGCCTTTAAAAGATGATTTTACTACTATTGAACAAAATATAAGTAGAAGTTCACATAACAGACTAAAAATGGCATGTGCTCAAGGTTCTAAATCAAAATATGCAAAAACAACATTTAAAGTTTTATCTCTCTCAAATGATGAAAAATATCAGTTTATCGCGTGTAAACTTTTTACAGGTCGTACGCATCAGATTCGTGTGCATCTAGAGAGTTTAAATCGTCATATTATTGGTGACCATATTTACGCTTTAAGCCCTAAAATAGAGAAATCGGAACGAATTTTGCTTCACGCTTATATGATATATTTTTATCATCCAACTAGTAAAGAAAAAGTATCTTTTGTCGCACCATTAGATGATGTGATGAAAACTTATATAGATAAAAAATTTGATATGGAGCAAATAAATGAAGTTATGGACACTGATAACATCATCAGCAGTTTTTCTGCTAATACTTAG
- a CDS encoding FtsW/RodA/SpoVE family cell cycle protein has product MWKFDKRILAQFDFFSIILIIPLVVTSNWLISEAVPVLAQKQTAYVGVAAITFLFVFLLPIRRMNWLIPIIYWANIGLLFAVEFFGHSRLGAQRWIDIPFINATIQPSEFVKPALILMLAYLIQRKPPPENGYRVKDFLTISFYILLPFILIAKEPDLGTALVLLLLGYGVLFFIGVHWKIWAAIFVTILLASPLVYKFGLHEYQKVRIIDFLSEKPSYHVQQSIIAIGSGGLTGKSKEEATQTQMKFLPIATSDFIFAFLVERSGFLGALAIILVYVTLILHLMSLSIYNTDYYIKVVTISISFMIFIYMGVNISMTIGYAPVVGVPLPMFSYGGSSFLNFMILFAIMQNLITFRYKDMYDVRGTKSFM; this is encoded by the coding sequence TTGTGGAAATTTGATAAGCGTATTTTAGCACAATTTGATTTTTTTTCTATTATCTTAATTATCCCTTTAGTGGTAACTTCAAACTGGCTTATTAGCGAAGCTGTTCCTGTTTTAGCTCAAAAACAAACTGCTTATGTTGGCGTTGCCGCAATTACTTTTCTTTTTGTTTTTTTACTCCCTATTCGTAGAATGAATTGGTTGATTCCAATAATATACTGGGCAAATATCGGTCTTTTGTTTGCCGTAGAGTTTTTTGGACATTCACGACTTGGAGCTCAAAGATGGATTGATATTCCTTTTATCAATGCAACTATACAACCTTCTGAATTTGTAAAACCTGCTTTAATATTGATGTTGGCTTATCTTATTCAAAGAAAACCACCACCTGAAAATGGCTATAGAGTAAAAGACTTTTTAACAATTAGTTTTTACATACTTTTACCATTTATTCTCATAGCTAAAGAACCTGATTTAGGGACAGCTCTTGTTTTACTTCTTCTTGGATATGGAGTTTTATTTTTCATAGGTGTTCATTGGAAAATATGGGCAGCTATTTTTGTTACTATTTTATTAGCATCTCCACTTGTTTATAAATTTGGTTTACATGAATACCAAAAAGTAAGAATAATAGATTTTTTAAGTGAAAAACCTTCTTATCATGTACAACAATCCATCATTGCCATAGGTTCTGGAGGTTTAACAGGAAAGTCCAAAGAAGAAGCCACACAAACTCAAATGAAGTTTCTACCTATCGCTACAAGTGATTTTATCTTTGCTTTTTTAGTTGAAAGAAGTGGTTTTTTAGGAGCTTTAGCAATTATTTTAGTTTATGTTACACTCATTTTGCATCTAATGAGTTTAAGCATCTACAATACTGATTATTACATAAAAGTAGTCACTATCTCCATCTCTTTTATGATTTTTATCTATATGGGTGTAAATATTTCTATGACTATTGGATATGCACCAGTTGTTGGCGTTCCGCTACCCATGTTTAGTTATGGAGGAAGTAGTTTTTTAAACTTTATGATTCTTTTTGCGATTATGCAAAATCTGATTACATTTAGATATAAAGATATGTATGATGTTAGAGGAACTAAGAGTTTTATGTAA
- a CDS encoding CinA family protein, which yields MKLHLLFIGNKFIYNASLHEYIMRKIKEKVDFIDSITYFKESDNSLFLYLEEELNSSNKLMIITSKKHFSTIGKLICTVTSDNQIVNENMLIPSNSSIFEDASYLLEYRDSITNVLHIDEMQKMPEILLHLEESKAVIHIFEKTKEEVAESIAQIAQTFDVNINIILIIDGWLRIDIISKKYGNISEFIKAAKESLPQNLIPSSNIVAFIIEKLSNANKKITFAESCSGGLLSYYFTKENGASKILDGALVTYSNELKENWLAVGHDTLEKYGAVSEEVVGEMCEGALNVSNADYALSISGIAGDGGGTELKPVGTAYIGVSSSTHHANLHLNLDGDRNYVQRQSVLFAVKMLILIDKEMFF from the coding sequence ATGAAATTACACCTTTTATTTATAGGAAACAAATTTATATATAATGCATCTTTACATGAATATATAATGCGAAAAATCAAAGAAAAAGTTGATTTTATTGATTCCATAACTTACTTTAAAGAGAGTGATAATTCACTTTTTTTATACTTAGAAGAAGAGTTGAACTCATCTAATAAACTTATGATTATTACTTCAAAAAAACATTTCTCTACTATTGGAAAACTTATATGTACAGTTACTAGTGATAATCAAATTGTAAATGAAAATATGTTGATTCCATCAAATTCTTCCATTTTTGAAGATGCTAGTTATCTCCTAGAATATAGAGATTCTATAACAAATGTACTTCATATTGACGAGATGCAAAAGATGCCAGAAATACTTCTGCACTTAGAAGAAAGTAAAGCAGTGATTCATATATTTGAAAAAACTAAAGAAGAAGTAGCAGAATCCATTGCTCAAATAGCACAAACTTTTGATGTTAATATCAATATTATTCTTATCATAGATGGATGGTTGAGAATTGACATAATAAGTAAAAAATATGGAAATATATCAGAGTTCATAAAAGCAGCAAAAGAATCATTACCTCAAAATCTTATTCCTTCTTCAAATATCGTTGCTTTTATTATAGAAAAACTATCAAATGCAAATAAAAAAATAACTTTTGCAGAAAGTTGTAGTGGTGGTTTGTTAAGTTACTACTTTACAAAAGAAAATGGAGCTTCTAAAATTTTAGATGGAGCACTTGTTACATACTCAAACGAACTAAAAGAAAATTGGTTGGCAGTTGGACATGATACTTTAGAAAAGTATGGAGCAGTAAGTGAAGAAGTTGTAGGAGAAATGTGCGAAGGTGCTTTAAATGTGAGTAATGCTGATTATGCGTTATCTATTAGTGGAATTGCTGGAGATGGAGGCGGAACTGAATTAAAACCTGTTGGTACTGCATATATTGGAGTTAGTAGTTCAACTCATCATGCCAATTTGCATCTAAACTTAGATGGAGATAGAAACTATGTGCAACGACAAAGCGTGCTATTTGCTGTAAAAATGCTTATTTTAATTGATAAAGAGATGTTTTTTTAA